One window of the Pseudomonas sihuiensis genome contains the following:
- a CDS encoding DUF7017 domain-containing protein codes for MISNKEVFAKRREGAIDEAYKMALELMAAPQVDDWDRKAFAWCLVDLIKRDVKGGDLENLPHYRSQLESLAVDPGDDVLSKGVRHALSLCNPFGQQISEAKGLSKSGQHAQAAAIYRKVWMNGAADQEIQTSFGWELYQHTKALLAKENFSVGEVKRNLSDYLKLEIEKPSPLHSRMLQLAAKLAGQDKLKMLAFSRHWDLQHLRGEDYERYRAEDGREYPSLAEKVIQLAGKEAAAADDADGQEYILPFIDSAMGRFPDNVFLKLNKAKLLLALGRHDEALAFGIAVTKAKSNDYWAWGLLGEIVSQKDQDAALGCYCKALTCSAEDKFTGKIRLKVAERMLEANDHAAAKHEVEAIVRAKEQEGYKIPEEVASIAAQDWFAGVQAKVSNRDYYRLHAKAAEALLFNDLPWIDACLGETFVVPGRENKPKRKVFLKTGSIPAEVSIPESKVARMSLAAGDAVRIKGEFDEKQRFNLFVLERRPGATAWDVAPELLGVVSQVNEDKQVIRYIVSREINGEIPMSVLPCAFAEGDAIEVQLVRYVSKRGPQYRVLSAKASEKVPGDLLRKDFTEAVRVSNGMGFTPSEIFIPPPLVERCEIEDGQQVSGTAVQVYNKKRESWGWKAVSIQPL; via the coding sequence GTGATTAGCAACAAGGAGGTTTTCGCCAAGCGCAGGGAAGGAGCGATCGACGAGGCCTACAAGATGGCGCTTGAGTTGATGGCTGCGCCGCAGGTAGATGACTGGGACCGCAAGGCATTTGCCTGGTGTCTGGTCGACCTGATCAAGCGAGACGTCAAGGGCGGGGATCTGGAGAACCTGCCGCACTATCGCAGCCAGTTGGAGAGTCTTGCTGTCGATCCTGGTGACGATGTGCTGAGTAAAGGCGTTCGCCATGCGCTATCGCTGTGCAATCCCTTTGGCCAGCAGATCAGCGAGGCCAAGGGGCTGAGTAAGAGCGGGCAGCATGCGCAGGCTGCAGCCATCTACCGCAAGGTATGGATGAACGGTGCTGCCGATCAGGAGATCCAGACCAGTTTCGGCTGGGAGCTTTACCAGCACACCAAGGCGCTGCTGGCCAAGGAGAACTTCAGCGTTGGCGAGGTCAAGCGCAATTTAAGTGACTATCTCAAGCTGGAGATCGAAAAGCCCTCTCCGCTCCACTCTCGCATGCTGCAGTTGGCCGCCAAACTGGCCGGGCAGGACAAGCTGAAAATGCTGGCCTTTTCCCGCCATTGGGATCTCCAGCACCTGCGCGGGGAAGACTATGAGCGTTACCGCGCCGAGGATGGCAGGGAGTATCCGTCACTGGCTGAGAAGGTCATCCAGCTCGCGGGCAAGGAGGCGGCCGCTGCGGATGATGCTGACGGGCAGGAGTACATACTGCCCTTCATTGATAGTGCCATGGGCCGCTTCCCGGACAACGTATTTCTCAAGCTGAACAAGGCCAAGCTGCTGCTGGCGCTGGGCCGGCATGACGAGGCGCTGGCTTTCGGGATTGCGGTGACCAAGGCCAAGTCCAACGATTACTGGGCCTGGGGGCTGCTGGGGGAAATTGTCTCGCAAAAGGATCAGGACGCTGCGCTGGGCTGTTATTGCAAGGCGCTGACCTGCTCGGCAGAGGACAAGTTCACCGGGAAAATCCGCCTGAAAGTCGCCGAGCGCATGCTGGAGGCTAATGACCATGCAGCAGCCAAGCATGAGGTCGAGGCTATTGTTCGAGCCAAGGAGCAGGAGGGCTACAAGATCCCTGAAGAGGTTGCCAGTATAGCGGCGCAGGACTGGTTTGCCGGTGTGCAGGCCAAGGTATCCAACCGTGACTACTACAGGCTGCATGCAAAGGCGGCTGAGGCGCTGCTGTTCAATGACTTGCCCTGGATTGATGCTTGCCTGGGCGAGACCTTTGTCGTGCCGGGTAGAGAGAACAAGCCCAAGCGCAAGGTTTTCCTGAAAACGGGCTCAATCCCCGCGGAGGTGTCGATTCCTGAGTCAAAGGTCGCGCGGATGAGTTTGGCGGCCGGGGATGCCGTCAGGATCAAGGGCGAGTTTGATGAGAAGCAGCGCTTCAACCTGTTTGTGCTGGAGCGCCGGCCTGGCGCTACTGCGTGGGATGTGGCACCCGAGCTTTTAGGGGTTGTGAGCCAGGTGAATGAGGACAAACAGGTCATTCGCTACATCGTCAGCCGGGAGATCAATGGTGAGATCCCGATGTCGGTGTTGCCGTGTGCGTTTGCCGAGGGCGATGCCATCGAGGTGCAGCTTGTTCGCTATGTTTCGAAGCGTGGCCCTCAATACCGCGTGCTTTCCGCAAAGGCGAGCGAAAAAGTGCCAGGCGATTTGTTGCGCAAGGACTTCACCGAGGCGGTTCGCGTCTCTAACGGCATGGGATTTACCCCAAGCGAAATATTTATTCCTCCGCCATTGGTGGAGCGCTGCGAGATCGAAGACGGTCAGCAGGTTTCCGGTACGGCGGTACAGGTCTACAACAAAAAGCGTGAAAGCTGGGGATGGAAGGCCGTATCCATTCAGCCGTTGTAG
- a CDS encoding ATP-dependent DNA helicase: MVSDNFAPLKSRWPELYQHASLAERYVFADPHTAVVKLRCFAEVLVGVLYRDLRLPCEPSDGFFEKLKSPAFVELVGDIVLQRLHALRMIGNKAAHGGLIDSSVALALIGDAYLIGQWFYKTCGGESADSYPPFTVPVEANEQGSPAEDHAEQLAMAKDELSRLEAAEKAAQAEAASLSPAPEQARIDDFKCASAQAQRTIDFNGPNTRRHISIHDAFAGYTLTSGQTELVKQIERFLSSRSESVFLLKGYAGTGKTFITKGLTEYFRAIGRNYVLAAPTGKAAKVIASKTQSPAYTLHKTLYAFDDMDEYRDADTEGTETFKFYAKLAVNTLSVDTVYIVDEASMVADIYQEAEFFRFGSGYLLADLFEFVNLDHNDHRKKVIFIGDDAQLPPVGMNFSPALDAEYLLRHHRVRCSEYELSEVVRQKAQSGILANAQPLRQSLQSKVFNRLTMDLAYPDVEKVEHQALLQRYLDSCGGKINGESIVIAHSNADVGDYNRLIREHFFPGWAQVRPGDKVMAVANSNAYGFFISNGDFGLIREVLGEVEERSVKLKRRNPETSVVEEIVVPLRFRDVLAGFRDLDGSPRFFQAKIMEDLLYSKEPTLSSDENKALYLDFCMRHKHLPRRTKAFKDALMADPYFNALRLKFGYAITCHKAQGSEWNHVFVKCKSHQSQLTADYFRWFYTAITRTARHLYLLDPPNIQPWSGMQMVANPALELLGAAPSMPAAPAPAPAPAPAPAPASSVAAPASAAVAPAPQSETFGIPASATTLLALLAEVRRLIAGRGISIEDVLHHQYQEVYLFSREAESARIDITYNGRSKITGVAAPYLSELSSELSAVLAALKGLPLADGGTAGVAEAHFAKPFLNELHAKVLGLCADSGITLQKVVELQWCQRYSFARDGAVAVYDIWYNGRDQFTKCQPVVAACSPGTLAAEVGQLLTVGMQA, translated from the coding sequence ATGGTTTCGGATAACTTTGCCCCGCTGAAGTCTCGCTGGCCCGAGCTGTATCAGCATGCCTCGCTGGCAGAACGCTATGTGTTTGCTGACCCGCATACCGCCGTGGTCAAGTTGCGTTGTTTTGCCGAGGTGCTGGTGGGGGTGCTCTACCGGGATTTGCGCCTGCCCTGTGAACCAAGTGATGGCTTTTTCGAGAAGCTCAAGTCCCCGGCCTTTGTGGAGCTGGTTGGCGACATCGTGCTACAGAGGCTGCATGCGCTGCGGATGATCGGCAATAAGGCCGCCCATGGCGGCTTGATCGACTCCAGCGTTGCGCTGGCCCTGATTGGTGATGCGTATCTGATCGGTCAGTGGTTTTACAAAACCTGTGGCGGTGAGTCTGCCGACAGCTATCCGCCTTTCACTGTGCCTGTCGAAGCCAATGAGCAGGGCAGCCCTGCAGAAGACCATGCCGAGCAGTTGGCCATGGCGAAAGACGAGTTGAGCCGCCTTGAGGCTGCAGAGAAAGCGGCGCAGGCAGAAGCTGCGTCACTCAGTCCGGCGCCAGAACAGGCCAGGATTGATGATTTCAAGTGCGCCTCGGCTCAGGCGCAGCGCACCATCGATTTCAACGGCCCGAACACGCGCCGACATATCAGCATTCACGACGCCTTTGCCGGCTATACGCTGACCAGTGGCCAGACGGAGCTGGTCAAACAGATCGAGCGCTTCCTAAGTAGTAGGTCGGAGAGCGTTTTCCTTCTCAAAGGCTACGCGGGCACCGGCAAAACCTTCATCACCAAGGGGCTGACCGAGTATTTCCGGGCCATTGGCCGCAACTACGTGCTCGCCGCACCCACCGGCAAGGCCGCGAAGGTGATCGCCAGCAAAACCCAGTCGCCGGCTTACACCCTGCACAAGACTCTCTATGCGTTCGACGATATGGACGAGTACCGCGATGCAGACACCGAGGGTACCGAGACTTTCAAGTTCTACGCCAAGCTGGCGGTGAACACGCTCTCGGTGGATACGGTGTACATCGTGGATGAGGCGTCCATGGTGGCGGACATCTACCAGGAGGCAGAGTTCTTCCGCTTTGGTTCGGGCTATCTGCTTGCCGACCTGTTCGAGTTCGTTAATCTGGACCATAACGATCACCGCAAGAAGGTGATTTTTATCGGCGACGACGCGCAGCTGCCACCGGTGGGGATGAACTTTTCCCCTGCTTTGGATGCGGAGTATCTGTTGCGCCATCACCGCGTCCGTTGCAGCGAATACGAGCTGTCTGAGGTGGTGCGGCAGAAAGCGCAGAGCGGCATTCTGGCCAACGCTCAGCCCCTGCGACAGTCATTGCAGAGCAAGGTGTTCAACCGCCTGACCATGGACCTCGCCTATCCAGACGTTGAGAAGGTCGAACATCAGGCGCTGTTGCAGCGTTACTTGGACTCCTGCGGTGGCAAGATCAACGGCGAGTCCATCGTCATTGCTCATTCCAACGCTGACGTGGGCGATTACAACCGGCTAATTCGCGAACACTTCTTCCCCGGCTGGGCGCAGGTGCGTCCGGGGGACAAGGTGATGGCTGTTGCCAATAGCAACGCGTACGGGTTCTTTATCTCGAACGGTGACTTCGGCCTGATCCGTGAGGTGCTCGGAGAGGTTGAAGAGCGCAGCGTCAAGCTGAAGCGGAGAAATCCCGAAACCTCAGTGGTCGAGGAAATTGTTGTGCCGCTGCGCTTCAGGGACGTGCTGGCAGGCTTCCGTGATCTTGATGGCTCGCCCCGGTTTTTCCAAGCCAAGATCATGGAAGATCTGCTCTACAGCAAGGAGCCCACGCTTTCGTCAGATGAGAACAAGGCGCTCTACCTCGATTTCTGCATGCGTCACAAGCACTTGCCAAGGCGGACTAAGGCGTTCAAGGACGCCCTGATGGCGGATCCGTATTTCAATGCCTTGCGGCTCAAGTTCGGTTACGCCATCACTTGCCACAAGGCACAGGGCAGTGAGTGGAACCATGTATTCGTTAAATGCAAAAGCCATCAAAGCCAGCTGACGGCTGACTATTTCCGCTGGTTCTATACGGCGATCACGCGAACGGCGCGCCACCTTTATCTGCTCGATCCACCGAATATCCAGCCGTGGAGTGGTATGCAGATGGTGGCCAATCCGGCGCTGGAGTTGCTCGGCGCAGCGCCCAGCATGCCCGCGGCTCCGGCTCCGGCTCCGGCTCCGGCTCCGGCTCCGGCTCCGGCTTCCAGCGTTGCTGCGCCTGCATCTGCAGCGGTTGCCCCTGCGCCGCAATCCGAAACATTTGGCATCCCCGCCAGCGCAACAACGCTGCTCGCGTTGCTGGCCGAGGTGCGCAGGTTGATTGCCGGGCGGGGGATCAGTATCGAGGACGTCCTCCATCACCAGTACCAGGAGGTTTACCTCTTCAGCCGTGAGGCAGAGTCTGCCCGCATAGACATTACCTATAACGGAAGAAGCAAGATTACCGGTGTAGCGGCACCTTACCTCTCCGAGTTGAGCAGCGAGCTGAGTGCTGTGCTGGCCGCGCTCAAGGGCTTGCCGCTTGCAGATGGCGGAACGGCCGGAGTTGCCGAGGCCCATTTCGCCAAGCCGTTCCTCAATGAGCTCCACGCCAAGGTGCTTGGCCTGTGCGCTGACAGTGGTATCACGTTGCAGAAGGTTGTTGAGCTGCAGTGGTGCCAACGCTACAGCTTTGCCCGCGATGGTGCCGTGGCTGTTTATGACATCTGGTACAACGGCAGAGACCAGTTTACGAAATGCCAGCCCGTGGTCGCAGCGTGCTCCCCGGGCACCTTGGCCGCTGAGGTGGGGCAGCTTCTTACGGTAGGTATGCAAGCGTGA
- a CDS encoding AAA family ATPase: protein MRLKSVKLTHFRGYRATTVIPIDEAMTGIVGRNDYGKSTILEALAIFFESGDVKADKSDMNCFSLAEGAEQFEIACEFDDLPEALVLDENAETSLAQEYLLNAEGALEIVKTFKANTGKLERTAIRCQHPADEALAGLLSLKMTELKRLGEQQGVAEQVADKRVASQWRQAIRAAAQPIACQERLLDVSKGLSTDSKSIWEKIEAQLPTFALFKADRESSDGDAEAKNPLQQAVKEAQAALQDQISALEQQIEASVLDVAERTLDKLREMAPELANELTPRFKEKPKWSFSFTLDGENGIPINKRGSGVRRLILLNFFRAEAEKAVMGSQRNVIYAIEEPETSQHPNYQMMLMKALLELSNQPNRQIIVTTHVPALAGLMPIDGIRYVTKDENGIPIVKMPDDNVLKEAAESLGVLPETGMERAKGIILVEGKSDITFLRHTASTLKAASVIDRDLDDQGLIPIHVGGCGNVKHWVTHQLADEIGLPWCVFLDSDLGDPFQHKTNLKRKQEVEGLGRAFYSTRKREIENYLCPDLILQEAGVVVNFTDTSDAKQIIGDAVGMKPDDVSDRFWPLMSADKILQRSMYQDGDKQRSELKELVESLLALVP, encoded by the coding sequence ATGCGCCTCAAGTCCGTCAAGCTCACACATTTTCGCGGCTACCGCGCCACTACCGTCATTCCCATCGACGAAGCCATGACCGGCATCGTCGGGCGCAATGACTATGGCAAATCGACCATCCTCGAAGCCCTGGCGATCTTCTTCGAGAGCGGCGACGTCAAGGCCGACAAGAGCGATATGAACTGCTTCAGCCTGGCCGAGGGCGCCGAGCAGTTCGAGATTGCCTGTGAGTTTGATGATCTGCCTGAGGCGCTGGTGCTCGATGAAAATGCAGAGACCTCCTTGGCGCAGGAGTACTTGCTCAACGCCGAGGGTGCGCTGGAGATTGTCAAAACCTTCAAGGCCAATACCGGCAAGCTGGAGCGCACCGCTATCCGCTGCCAGCACCCTGCGGATGAAGCGCTGGCTGGGCTGCTGAGCCTGAAGATGACCGAACTGAAAAGGCTCGGTGAGCAGCAAGGCGTTGCTGAGCAAGTAGCAGACAAGCGCGTGGCTTCACAGTGGCGGCAGGCTATCCGTGCTGCAGCGCAGCCCATTGCCTGTCAGGAGAGGCTGCTGGACGTTAGCAAAGGACTTTCGACCGACAGCAAATCCATTTGGGAAAAGATCGAGGCCCAGTTGCCTACCTTTGCCCTGTTCAAGGCGGATCGTGAAAGCAGTGACGGCGATGCTGAGGCCAAGAACCCGCTGCAGCAGGCGGTCAAGGAAGCTCAGGCTGCGCTGCAGGATCAGATCAGCGCGCTGGAGCAACAGATCGAAGCCAGTGTGCTGGATGTCGCTGAGCGTACCCTCGACAAGCTGCGGGAAATGGCCCCCGAGCTGGCCAATGAACTGACCCCACGTTTCAAGGAAAAGCCCAAGTGGAGCTTCAGCTTCACCCTGGATGGCGAGAACGGTATCCCCATCAACAAGCGCGGCAGCGGCGTGCGCCGGCTGATCCTGCTCAATTTCTTCCGCGCCGAGGCGGAGAAGGCGGTAATGGGCTCCCAGCGTAATGTGATTTACGCCATCGAAGAGCCGGAAACCTCCCAGCACCCGAACTACCAGATGATGCTGATGAAGGCGTTGCTGGAACTCTCCAACCAGCCCAACCGGCAGATCATTGTCACCACCCACGTTCCCGCCCTGGCCGGCCTGATGCCCATCGATGGCATCCGCTACGTCACCAAGGATGAGAACGGCATCCCCATCGTCAAGATGCCAGATGACAATGTGCTCAAGGAGGCCGCCGAGAGTTTGGGTGTGCTCCCCGAAACGGGGATGGAGCGTGCGAAGGGAATCATCCTGGTGGAAGGCAAGAGCGACATCACCTTCCTGCGTCACACAGCTAGCACCCTCAAGGCAGCAAGCGTTATTGACCGCGATCTCGATGATCAGGGGCTTATCCCGATTCACGTTGGCGGCTGTGGAAACGTGAAGCATTGGGTCACTCATCAACTTGCCGACGAAATTGGCCTGCCTTGGTGCGTTTTCCTCGACTCAGATCTTGGTGATCCCTTTCAGCACAAGACAAACCTCAAGCGAAAACAAGAAGTTGAAGGGCTTGGACGGGCGTTTTATTCGACTCGTAAGCGTGAAATCGAGAACTACCTGTGTCCAGATTTGATTCTGCAAGAAGCCGGTGTCGTGGTTAATTTCACCGATACCAGCGATGCCAAGCAGATCATTGGTGACGCAGTAGGGATGAAACCAGACGATGTTTCAGATCGATTTTGGCCACTGATGAGTGCCGACAAAATCCTCCAGCGCTCGATGTACCAAGATGGCGACAAACAGCGCTCGGAGCTGAAAGAGCTCGTTGAGAGTTTGCTGGCGTTGGTTCCTTGA
- a CDS encoding restriction endonuclease subunit S, with amino-acid sequence MSWPLVAIKEVAKVVTGKTPSTVDDQNFGGDIPFVTPAELGLETYVTSAPRTLSAKGASAIKLVPNNAVMVCCIGSLGKMAIAGTPVATNQQINSVIFDENRVDAKYGFYALQLLKPKMEAMAPSTTVAIINKGNFEAMQIPLPPLPEQKRIAAILDKADAIRLKHQQAIQLVDDFLRAVFLDMFGDPVSNPKGWPKKSLKLLGKSATGRTPPGEKVGMWGEGLPFVTPGDLCGKVDSSVREVTREGAEYSKICRKGSLLVCCIGTVGKVGIAGRSLAFNQQINAQEWGSEISDIYGFFVFKLSPGLVSSKAIQTTLPILKKSLFDEIEIPVPPIGLQEKFSAIAQKVSESSLRHESGLNTPLFESLSQLAFSGQL; translated from the coding sequence GTGAGCTGGCCTCTTGTTGCCATAAAAGAAGTGGCAAAGGTTGTTACAGGGAAGACACCATCAACGGTGGATGATCAGAACTTTGGCGGGGATATTCCGTTTGTCACTCCTGCTGAGCTTGGACTGGAGACTTATGTAACGAGTGCGCCAAGAACCTTGTCCGCTAAAGGCGCCTCGGCAATTAAGCTGGTACCAAATAATGCTGTAATGGTTTGCTGTATAGGCTCGCTTGGGAAGATGGCGATTGCGGGTACGCCTGTTGCCACAAATCAACAGATCAACTCAGTGATCTTTGACGAGAATAGAGTTGACGCAAAGTATGGCTTCTACGCTTTGCAGCTTTTAAAGCCAAAAATGGAGGCTATGGCTCCATCAACTACCGTAGCGATTATTAATAAGGGCAATTTCGAGGCGATGCAAATCCCTCTCCCACCTCTGCCCGAACAAAAGCGCATCGCCGCTATCCTAGACAAGGCCGATGCCATTCGCCTCAAACACCAGCAAGCCATCCAGCTCGTCGACGACTTCCTCCGCGCCGTGTTTCTGGACATGTTCGGCGACCCGGTAAGCAATCCGAAGGGATGGCCCAAGAAAAGCCTTAAATTACTGGGTAAGTCAGCAACTGGCAGGACGCCCCCAGGTGAGAAAGTTGGTATGTGGGGCGAAGGTTTGCCTTTTGTAACTCCTGGTGATTTGTGTGGGAAAGTTGACTCTTCTGTTCGGGAGGTGACCCGAGAGGGGGCTGAGTATTCAAAAATTTGCCGCAAAGGCAGCTTGTTGGTCTGTTGTATAGGTACTGTTGGGAAGGTTGGGATTGCTGGCCGCTCTTTAGCATTCAATCAGCAGATAAATGCGCAGGAGTGGGGTTCTGAAATTTCAGATATTTATGGGTTTTTTGTATTTAAGCTGTCTCCTGGGTTGGTTAGCTCTAAAGCAATTCAGACTACACTTCCGATTCTAAAAAAATCACTATTTGACGAAATTGAAATCCCTGTCCCGCCGATAGGCCTTCAGGAGAAATTTTCCGCTATTGCGCAGAAAGTATCGGAGTCTAGCCTCCGCCACGAATCTGGGTTGAATACGCCACTTTTCGAATCGCTATCCCAGCTGGCGTTTTCAGGACAGCTTTAG
- a CDS encoding type I restriction-modification system subunit M: MLTGKIRNDIDKLWEKFWTGGITNPLTVIEQISYLMFARMLDMQEDVAERKANRTGKPFDRLFPNTPEGQLLRWKIFRNMSGKELHSHLKQKVYPFFAQLGGAEGEGGEREGLGHISEYMQDADLEIKNESVLTSAVEMVNDLPLTQSDVKGDIYEYLLSKLTTAGINGQFRTPRHIIDAMIELIAPQPTEVICDPACGTAGFLARTMEYLNRVHSSPEGTFTDEDGNLHYSGDLLEPYRQHINSQMFWGFDFDTTMLRVSSMNMMLHGVNGGNIRYQDSLSKSIKEHYPRQEQDFFDVVLANPPFKGSLDETNTNPDVLGLVKTKKTELLFVAHILRSLKLGGRAAVIVPDGVLFGSSKAHQQLRQELLDNNQLEGIVSLPSGVFKPYAGVSTAILIFTKGGTTERVWFYDLQADGYSLDDKRTELKGEGSNDLPDAIAQWHKYRQMIEGNLSASTINTLFGDKRKKAFVVPAEDIAANKYDLSINRYKEVEYRQEQYEDPKVILQRLKGLEQEILADLDELEGML; this comes from the coding sequence ATGCTCACCGGCAAAATCCGCAACGATATCGACAAGCTCTGGGAAAAATTCTGGACCGGCGGCATCACCAACCCGCTGACTGTGATCGAACAGATCAGCTACCTGATGTTCGCCCGCATGCTCGACATGCAGGAAGACGTGGCCGAGCGCAAAGCCAATCGCACCGGCAAGCCCTTCGACCGCCTCTTTCCCAATACCCCGGAAGGCCAGCTGCTGCGCTGGAAGATCTTCCGCAACATGAGTGGCAAGGAGCTGCACAGCCATCTCAAGCAGAAGGTCTACCCCTTCTTCGCCCAACTCGGCGGTGCTGAAGGCGAGGGCGGTGAGCGCGAGGGCCTCGGTCATATCAGCGAGTACATGCAGGACGCCGATCTAGAGATCAAGAACGAGTCCGTACTCACCTCCGCTGTGGAGATGGTCAATGACCTGCCGCTGACCCAGAGCGACGTCAAGGGCGATATCTACGAATACCTGCTGAGCAAGCTCACCACCGCCGGCATCAACGGCCAGTTCCGCACCCCGCGCCACATCATCGACGCGATGATCGAACTGATCGCCCCGCAGCCGACCGAGGTAATCTGCGACCCGGCCTGCGGCACGGCGGGCTTTCTCGCCCGCACCATGGAATACCTCAACCGCGTGCATTCAAGCCCGGAAGGCACCTTCACCGACGAAGACGGCAACCTGCATTACTCCGGCGACCTGCTCGAACCCTACCGCCAGCACATCAACAGCCAGATGTTCTGGGGCTTCGACTTCGACACCACCATGCTGCGCGTCTCCAGCATGAACATGATGCTGCACGGCGTGAACGGCGGGAACATCCGCTACCAGGACTCCCTGAGCAAATCCATCAAGGAGCACTACCCGCGTCAGGAACAAGACTTCTTCGACGTGGTGCTGGCCAACCCTCCGTTCAAAGGCAGCCTGGACGAAACCAACACCAACCCCGACGTGCTCGGTCTGGTGAAAACCAAGAAGACCGAGCTGCTGTTCGTTGCCCATATCCTCCGCTCGCTCAAGCTCGGCGGCCGCGCCGCCGTGATCGTGCCGGACGGCGTGCTGTTCGGCTCGTCCAAAGCCCACCAGCAACTGCGCCAGGAGCTGCTCGACAACAACCAGCTCGAAGGCATCGTCAGCCTGCCCAGCGGTGTGTTCAAACCCTACGCCGGCGTCAGCACTGCCATCCTGATTTTTACCAAGGGCGGTACCACCGAACGTGTGTGGTTCTATGACCTGCAGGCCGACGGCTACTCGCTGGACGACAAGCGCACCGAGCTGAAAGGAGAGGGCAGCAACGACCTGCCCGATGCTATAGCCCAGTGGCATAAGTACCGGCAGATGATTGAGGGCAACCTCAGCGCCAGCACCATCAATACCCTGTTCGGCGACAAGCGCAAAAAGGCCTTTGTCGTGCCCGCAGAGGATATTGCTGCCAACAAGTACGACCTCTCCATCAATCGCTACAAGGAAGTGGAGTACCGGCAGGAACAGTACGAGGATCCCAAGGTGATTCTGCAACGGCTAAAAGGGCTGGAGCAGGAAATTCTGGCGGATCTGGATGAGCTGGAGGGGATGCTGTGA